The following are encoded together in the Streptomyces rapamycinicus NRRL 5491 genome:
- a CDS encoding sensor histidine kinase, translating to MRNHSPGDGSQTGAYYGPESGTRWFGLWDGFFAVSYLVTAVLLFLSGGSQVNHSIPIAALTLTVPWYAAVGRTLMIEDTYGPRNLVFAAGLVTLFCLTTAFNLIGAFALFAVIPMLIMSLPMVSAVVLATVANLCPVLVVAFTGEDLGLSVLGVLPISLLSIALSVLLGMWIKRVVRQSKERGLLIEELRRSQERVARLSHEAGISAERERLAREIHDTLAQGLTSIISLVQAAESEVRETPDQAVSHLSLAGRVAKESLAEARGFVAALTPPALRGGSLSQAVRRQADGLIAETGLEVRCSVMGEERSLPMAVSVVLLRTVQEAIANVRKHAEQARTVDVIVVFDQGGVRLLVRDDGEGFTPDGTQEGYGLRGMQARVEEIDGVASITSGPGRGTTVEVSVPMTAPAGETVNG from the coding sequence GTGCGCAATCACTCTCCGGGGGACGGCTCGCAGACCGGGGCGTACTACGGTCCCGAGTCCGGCACCCGCTGGTTCGGCCTGTGGGACGGCTTCTTCGCCGTCTCCTATCTCGTTACGGCGGTCCTGCTCTTCCTCTCCGGCGGCTCGCAGGTCAACCACTCCATCCCGATCGCCGCGCTGACCCTGACCGTGCCCTGGTACGCGGCGGTCGGCCGGACGCTGATGATCGAGGACACCTACGGCCCGCGCAACCTGGTCTTCGCGGCCGGCCTGGTGACGCTGTTCTGTCTCACCACGGCGTTCAACCTCATCGGCGCGTTCGCGCTGTTCGCCGTCATCCCGATGCTGATCATGAGCCTGCCGATGGTCTCGGCGGTGGTGCTGGCCACGGTGGCCAATCTCTGCCCCGTGCTGGTGGTGGCGTTCACCGGCGAGGACCTGGGGCTGAGCGTCCTGGGCGTTCTGCCCATCTCGCTGCTGAGCATCGCGCTGTCGGTGCTGCTGGGGATGTGGATCAAGCGGGTGGTGCGGCAGAGCAAGGAGCGCGGGCTGCTCATCGAGGAGTTGCGGCGCAGCCAGGAGCGGGTGGCCCGGCTCTCCCACGAGGCCGGTATCTCGGCCGAGCGCGAGCGGCTGGCCCGGGAGATCCACGACACCCTGGCGCAGGGCCTGACCAGCATCATCAGCCTGGTGCAGGCGGCCGAGTCGGAGGTGCGCGAGACCCCGGACCAGGCGGTGAGCCATCTGTCGCTGGCCGGGCGGGTGGCCAAGGAGTCGCTCGCCGAGGCCCGTGGCTTCGTGGCCGCCCTCACCCCGCCGGCGCTGCGCGGCGGTTCGCTCTCCCAGGCGGTGCGGCGGCAGGCGGACGGGCTGATCGCCGAGACCGGCCTGGAGGTGCGGTGTTCGGTGATGGGCGAGGAGAGGTCGCTGCCGATGGCGGTGAGCGTGGTGCTGCTGCGTACGGTGCAGGAGGCCATCGCCAATGTGCGCAAGCACGCCGAACAGGCCCGTACGGTCGATGTGATCGTGGTCTTCGACCAGGGCGGGGTCCGGCTGCTGGTCCGCGACGACGGCGAGGGGTTCACCCCGGACGGCACCCAGGAAGGCTACGGGCTGCGCGGTATGCAGGCCCGGGTGGAGGAGATCGACGGGGTGGCGTCCATCACCAGCGGCCCCGGACGGGGCACCACCGTGGAGGTGAGCGTGCCGATGACGGCGCCGGCCGGGGAGACAGTGAATGGCTGA
- a CDS encoding PH domain-containing protein — MERHDNLRLRPPRHRVDRRAIGWWTLQSALFALPLPLVFGILWASIPPTREFFMWATLISLVPGLLYMAVMPAWRYRVHRWEATDEAVYAASGWLWQQWRVVPLSRVQTVDTLRGPLQQMFGLSGVTVTTASAAGAVKIKGIDHKLAADLVEYLAKSTQAVPGDAT; from the coding sequence GTGGAACGCCATGACAACCTGAGGCTCCGACCGCCTCGGCACCGGGTCGACCGCCGTGCGATCGGCTGGTGGACGCTGCAGTCCGCACTCTTCGCCCTGCCCCTGCCGCTCGTCTTCGGGATCCTGTGGGCCTCCATTCCCCCCACGCGTGAGTTCTTCATGTGGGCCACGCTGATCTCGCTGGTCCCCGGGCTGCTCTACATGGCCGTCATGCCGGCCTGGCGCTACCGGGTCCACCGCTGGGAGGCCACCGACGAGGCGGTCTACGCGGCCTCCGGCTGGCTCTGGCAGCAGTGGCGGGTCGTGCCGCTGTCCCGGGTCCAGACGGTGGACACCCTGCGCGGCCCGCTGCAGCAGATGTTCGGGCTGTCCGGCGTCACCGTGACCACCGCCTCCGCCGCGGGCGCGGTGAAGATCAAGGGCATCGACCACAAGCTCGCCGCGGACCTGGTGGAGTACCTGGCCAAGTCCACCCAGGCCGTGCCGGGAGACGCCACATGA